One window of Cohnella hashimotonis genomic DNA carries:
- a CDS encoding carbohydrate ABC transporter permease, translating to MTRITNIRWMPVLFLLPSVLCYLLFKYYPLLSMVRVSFFRYSIVNPPGAFIGLANYTEFLSSSTFWQAVSNTFVFFALYLGLTFWIPIVQALLLSDIRKANAFFRFMYQLPTIMPAVAGVLVWKWMYNPDYGLLNYWLQFFGLGPYMWLNDLHITKLAIVLPAVFAGNGISLLLYYSAIKSIPTEILEAAKVDGASPWRRMWTMLLPNIRFIIVIQFIAFMSGVLLAYDNIYVMTQGGPAGSTTVVSMLVVNTAFQQSRFGISGAMSLFMFFVIALLTVLQNKISAEKD from the coding sequence ATGACGAGAATAACGAACATCCGTTGGATGCCCGTCTTGTTTCTGTTACCGTCCGTGCTCTGCTATCTGTTGTTTAAATACTATCCGCTGTTAAGCATGGTTCGTGTCAGTTTCTTTCGCTACAGCATCGTCAATCCGCCAGGGGCGTTCATCGGCTTGGCCAATTATACGGAGTTTCTTTCCTCGTCGACCTTCTGGCAGGCCGTATCCAACACGTTCGTGTTTTTCGCGCTTTATCTGGGTCTTACCTTCTGGATTCCGATCGTGCAAGCGCTGCTGCTCAGCGATATTCGCAAGGCGAACGCCTTCTTTCGCTTTATGTATCAATTGCCGACGATCATGCCGGCGGTCGCTGGCGTACTCGTCTGGAAATGGATGTACAACCCCGATTACGGTCTGCTGAATTATTGGCTCCAATTTTTCGGCCTTGGGCCGTATATGTGGCTCAACGACTTGCATATAACGAAGCTGGCCATCGTATTGCCCGCGGTGTTCGCAGGCAACGGCATCTCGCTTCTGCTTTATTATTCGGCTATCAAATCGATTCCGACGGAAATCTTGGAAGCGGCCAAAGTAGACGGAGCCAGTCCTTGGAGAAGAATGTGGACGATGCTGCTGCCGAACATCCGATTCATTATCGTGATCCAGTTCATCGCCTTCATGTCCGGCGTCCTGCTGGCTTACGACAATATTTACGTCATGACGCAAGGCGGCCCGGCGGGAAGCACGACCGTCGTATCGATGCTCGTCGTGAACACGGCGTTCCAGCAATCGCGCTTCGGGATTTCGGGCGCCATGTCCTTGTTCATGTTCTTCGTGATTGCGTTATTGACCGTCTTGCAAAATAAAATTTCCGCGGAAAAGGATTGA
- a CDS encoding carbohydrate ABC transporter permease, with the protein MKRTRMVEKGQRSLTFTAYAVTILFAFFSLIPVLWMVSSAFKSDKDIDAYPPKWIPQIPQSIRVTLDYSGLGLMERADYEKDAMEAIWFPWMKNIRENIGEVRITGIRDGKKIFQAYTASSSFRAGQPSIVPSTLFTDQLMDRKLPMIREKKLSKFTWYGDGGSDVSGGKGVEKSELSLRFADFYGASGIIQGKVATIEEKQAWTRLFDSFISVNKIAMNAAGPLGFTKYFINSAIVTLSSVAIQLLLGGLAGYTLAHLIANKKWQFFWIMFFLATIMIPDISLLLPLYLLMKDLHLVNSLWAIILPHSAWGIIIFLFKGFFDQISKELLQAARVDGASEFRTFLQIVAPLSVPIFAAVSVLTFIPVWNEFVWPLVVNNLPKYWTFTVALNDLQNQSNAQQNMIMASSFISMIPLLVIFVFAQKYIEKGVAFSGVKG; encoded by the coding sequence ATGAAACGAACGCGCATGGTCGAAAAAGGACAGCGGTCTTTAACCTTTACGGCTTACGCGGTGACGATTCTCTTTGCGTTTTTTTCCCTGATCCCCGTGCTATGGATGGTTTCTTCGGCGTTCAAATCGGATAAGGACATCGACGCCTATCCGCCCAAGTGGATTCCCCAAATTCCCCAATCGATTCGGGTCACGCTCGATTATTCGGGACTTGGACTGATGGAGCGGGCGGATTACGAGAAGGATGCCATGGAGGCGATCTGGTTCCCTTGGATGAAAAATATCCGGGAGAATATCGGCGAAGTCAGAATTACCGGCATCCGGGACGGGAAGAAGATCTTCCAAGCCTATACGGCGTCGTCTTCGTTTCGGGCCGGACAGCCCTCGATCGTTCCTTCCACGTTGTTTACCGATCAGTTAATGGATCGCAAGCTTCCGATGATTCGCGAGAAAAAGCTGTCCAAGTTTACTTGGTACGGGGACGGAGGAAGCGACGTTTCGGGTGGGAAAGGCGTGGAGAAGAGCGAGCTCTCGTTGCGGTTCGCGGATTTTTACGGCGCTTCGGGGATCATTCAGGGAAAAGTCGCAACGATCGAGGAGAAACAAGCTTGGACCCGCCTGTTCGACAGCTTTATATCGGTGAACAAGATCGCGATGAATGCGGCCGGTCCGCTTGGATTCACGAAATATTTCATCAACAGCGCGATCGTGACGCTGTCCTCGGTGGCGATACAGCTGTTACTCGGCGGATTGGCCGGTTATACGCTGGCTCATCTGATCGCGAACAAAAAGTGGCAGTTCTTTTGGATCATGTTCTTCCTGGCGACGATTATGATACCGGATATCTCGCTTCTGTTGCCGCTGTATTTGCTCATGAAGGATTTGCATCTGGTCAATTCGCTATGGGCGATCATTCTGCCTCATTCCGCCTGGGGCATTATTATCTTCCTGTTCAAAGGCTTCTTCGATCAAATCTCGAAGGAGCTCCTGCAAGCGGCGAGGGTCGACGGGGCCTCCGAATTTCGCACGTTCCTGCAGATCGTCGCTCCGCTATCCGTGCCGATCTTCGCGGCCGTCAGCGTGTTGACGTTCATCCCGGTATGGAACGAATTCGTCTGGCCGCTGGTCGTGAACAACCTGCCTAAGTATTGGACGTTTACCGTCGCGCTGAACGATCTGCAAAATCAGAGCAACGCCCAACAGAACATGATTATGGCCAGCTCGTTTATTTCGATGATTCCTTTGCTCGTGATTTTCGTCTTCGCGCAGAAGTATATCGAGAAAGGCGTGGCGTTCTCTGGAGTCAAAGGATAG
- a CDS encoding GH39 family glycosyl hydrolase: MNQAQGKNMGFKDVNWIKRISLALIAIMAMTILLSFPQVGFAATSATIQFNQNQGQRSPNVFGGAINQLDGASDVDSLRSVGISFARRDVYLSQILPNTTIAQYLADMSVSGGVDDPNNWDWSQYGWVDTYHNKGLKTMIILSYNVGWLSSNNANNGVPKNWTVYEDIIKKITQRFQGKIDFIEVWNEPDLAQFLDISNSGYANSLAAYKAIYTHAVNAIRSVNATIPIGGPSLSTTDTSWANALLQDANIKPNVNFLSYHHYQMVPNGEPNIQALRNVASANGVSNMPIYITEWNWDWQYIGSSMNNDSTHAIPYVAQRLNDMIWNNVAGTGYFAFNKQTTHPDFYSIYSNGSLTPKMNTYRVLAKQLGLGAGAFTLRGSSWVNGASSIVAGGATNSSGNPVAWVVNTSTSGGDNLNFNFNGLKANTSYVAAAYEASLWQNGTAVSFTTSFTTNASGNATISFWTPYESVIGIKLTEQTPSPGVVSNGSFESPTTSNFAYRPLGATWTFTGDAGIQRNGGDFGASAAPLGVQTAFVQNSGTMSQLVSLTAGTYKVTFKAAKRTSYGGTQTFNVMFDSTVIGTYTPSTGTFAALTTSNFTATAGTHTISFVGTTTGDNTDFIDDVVLTVV; the protein is encoded by the coding sequence ATGAATCAGGCTCAAGGGAAGAACATGGGGTTTAAGGATGTGAATTGGATTAAGCGGATCTCGCTGGCTCTGATTGCGATCATGGCCATGACGATTCTCTTATCCTTTCCGCAAGTGGGCTTCGCGGCGACTTCCGCGACTATTCAATTCAATCAGAACCAGGGCCAGCGCAGCCCGAACGTCTTCGGAGGCGCGATCAACCAGCTGGACGGCGCATCCGACGTGGATTCCCTGCGCTCGGTAGGCATCAGCTTCGCCCGCCGCGACGTCTATTTGTCCCAAATCCTGCCGAATACGACCATCGCGCAATATTTGGCGGACATGTCCGTTTCGGGCGGCGTGGACGACCCGAATAATTGGGATTGGAGCCAGTACGGGTGGGTGGACACCTATCATAACAAAGGGCTCAAGACCATGATCATCTTGTCCTATAACGTGGGTTGGTTGTCTTCTAACAACGCGAATAACGGCGTTCCGAAGAACTGGACCGTCTACGAGGACATTATTAAGAAAATCACGCAGCGATTCCAAGGGAAGATCGATTTCATCGAGGTTTGGAACGAGCCGGATCTTGCCCAATTTCTCGACATTTCCAATAGCGGTTACGCCAACAGCTTGGCGGCTTACAAGGCGATCTATACGCATGCGGTCAACGCGATCCGCAGCGTCAACGCCACGATCCCGATCGGCGGGCCTTCGTTGTCGACGACGGACACGAGCTGGGCGAATGCCCTGCTTCAGGACGCGAACATTAAGCCGAACGTAAACTTCTTGTCCTATCATCATTATCAGATGGTCCCTAACGGCGAGCCGAATATTCAGGCTTTAAGGAACGTGGCCTCTGCGAACGGCGTCTCCAATATGCCGATCTATATCACCGAATGGAATTGGGATTGGCAATATATCGGTTCTTCGATGAATAACGATTCCACGCACGCCATTCCTTACGTCGCCCAAAGATTGAACGATATGATATGGAACAACGTCGCGGGAACCGGCTACTTCGCCTTTAACAAACAAACGACGCATCCTGATTTCTATTCGATCTATTCGAACGGAAGCCTGACGCCGAAGATGAATACCTATCGCGTATTGGCCAAACAATTGGGACTCGGGGCCGGAGCTTTCACTTTGAGAGGCAGCTCTTGGGTCAACGGAGCTTCGTCGATCGTGGCGGGCGGCGCGACCAACTCGAGCGGGAATCCGGTCGCTTGGGTCGTCAATACGTCCACCTCGGGCGGGGATAACCTGAACTTTAATTTCAACGGACTAAAAGCGAACACGTCGTATGTGGCCGCGGCTTACGAGGCGAGCTTGTGGCAGAACGGAACGGCGGTAAGCTTTACGACCTCGTTCACGACGAACGCGAGCGGGAACGCGACCATCTCCTTCTGGACGCCGTACGAATCGGTTATCGGCATTAAGCTGACTGAACAAACCCCCAGCCCCGGCGTAGTGTCTAACGGAAGCTTCGAATCGCCGACCACCTCGAACTTCGCTTACAGGCCTTTAGGCGCAACTTGGACGTTTACGGGCGATGCGGGCATTCAGCGCAACGGCGGCGACTTCGGAGCTTCGGCAGCGCCGCTGGGGGTGCAGACCGCTTTCGTTCAGAACAGCGGAACGATGTCCCAACTCGTCAGTTTGACGGCGGGTACGTACAAGGTCACCTTTAAGGCGGCTAAACGAACGAGTTACGGCGGTACGCAAACCTTCAATGTCATGTTCGATTCGACCGTGATCGGCACTTATACGCCTTCGACGGGTACCTTCGCGGCCCTCACGACGAGCAATTTTACGGCAACGGCGGGCACCCATACGATTAGCTTCGTCGGTACGACAACTGGAGACAACACCGATTTCATCGACGACGTCGTGCTTACAGTCGTGTAA
- a CDS encoding extracellular solute-binding protein: MKKKIRLSAASMLLLTIALTTAACGGNNGNGNASPSTNTAPESSATPSASESPSASAHAEPVEIVVWDKPSADAADKAFKEEAFAAFEAKYPNIKVTHVEQTKEKEREQFMTAVAGGEQPDLYKNPYPDMESYIAQGIAADITDLWNGFEGKDGYLPSSLNAGTVDGKIYGVPNDMYVTGLLYNKQMFADAGLDPAAALKDWDSFGAAAQKMTDASKGTYGYAILGMDWADWFFEYYVWQAGGDLTEKQPDGTAKLTFTSDATIQALQYYKDLKFKYKATQKNVVQSLDDNQKDFYTGRAASMIAGSDWIGGLVAKGMDLNNIGFSALPVGPSGKAPAQVGGSYWILNPKSSPEKQQAAFTYATYITSKAYLESVLQYNKDNGMFPNLLSVRTDVDVTGFVDGLPAEVVSGVQSAAKDTHLEYFLKARLSPYIVKPIQQALLDENTDLKAVLQTAQDLAQKEVIDKYNEEVKK, from the coding sequence ATGAAAAAGAAAATTCGCTTGTCCGCCGCATCCATGTTATTGCTGACGATCGCTTTAACGACCGCCGCATGCGGAGGGAACAACGGTAACGGAAACGCGTCTCCGAGCACGAACACCGCCCCTGAGAGCAGCGCCACCCCATCGGCCTCCGAATCACCGAGCGCTTCCGCGCATGCGGAACCCGTGGAGATCGTCGTGTGGGATAAACCGAGCGCCGACGCGGCCGACAAGGCCTTCAAGGAAGAGGCTTTCGCCGCTTTCGAAGCGAAATACCCGAATATCAAGGTCACTCACGTCGAACAGACCAAAGAGAAGGAACGCGAGCAATTCATGACCGCGGTAGCCGGCGGGGAGCAGCCCGATCTGTACAAGAACCCGTATCCGGACATGGAATCTTACATCGCGCAGGGCATTGCGGCAGACATTACCGATCTTTGGAACGGCTTCGAAGGAAAGGACGGCTATTTGCCTTCGTCTCTGAATGCCGGAACGGTGGACGGCAAAATTTACGGCGTTCCGAACGACATGTACGTCACGGGACTGTTGTACAACAAGCAGATGTTCGCCGACGCGGGACTCGATCCGGCTGCGGCCTTGAAGGACTGGGACTCGTTCGGAGCGGCCGCCCAGAAGATGACGGACGCCTCCAAGGGGACTTACGGCTACGCGATCCTCGGCATGGATTGGGCGGATTGGTTCTTCGAGTATTACGTATGGCAAGCGGGCGGCGATCTGACCGAGAAGCAGCCGGACGGCACGGCCAAATTGACGTTCACGTCCGACGCGACGATCCAAGCGTTGCAATACTACAAAGACTTGAAATTCAAGTATAAAGCGACGCAGAAGAACGTCGTTCAGAGCCTGGACGACAACCAGAAGGACTTCTATACGGGACGCGCGGCTTCCATGATCGCGGGATCAGACTGGATCGGGGGCCTCGTAGCCAAAGGTATGGACCTGAACAACATCGGCTTTTCCGCATTGCCGGTCGGTCCTTCCGGCAAAGCGCCGGCGCAAGTCGGCGGAAGCTACTGGATTCTCAATCCGAAGTCTTCTCCCGAAAAGCAGCAGGCGGCCTTTACGTACGCGACCTATATAACGTCGAAAGCGTACCTCGAATCGGTGCTGCAATACAACAAGGACAACGGCATGTTCCCGAACCTGCTTTCCGTTCGGACCGACGTCGACGTGACGGGCTTCGTCGACGGCCTGCCGGCGGAGGTCGTGAGCGGCGTTCAATCGGCTGCGAAAGACACGCATCTGGAATATTTCCTTAAAGCGCGCTTGAGTCCTTATATCGTCAAGCCGATTCAACAGGCGCTCTTGGACGAGAACACCGATCTAAAGGCCGTGCTGCAGACGGCGCAGGATCTCGCACAGAAGGAAGTCATCGATAAGTATAACGAGGAAGTAAAAAAATAA
- a CDS encoding alpha-L-rhamnosidase codes for MPNPVAIHTEAPCFSWQLSADGRNRAQTAYRVTVADDPGKLSAERELHWDSGKVISNNSFHVVYEGARLESDTRYYWRVVAWDETDREGEPSETASFHIGLLQEEDWSGQWIGAPDIAGSPLFRGTFPVGKPCERAVVYFACLGYGELYLDGSKVGDHVLDPNWSDYDDRTIEGLLYPYNDNGNKSVYYVAYDITADLTVGKHSFGTMLGNGFYNQTARTVEGRMSYGNPRFLLQLMIKYADGSEERIVSDGSWRNECGPILFDNVFVGEVYDARREIEGWCEPEFDESDWQPVHIMSAPSGVLRAQQCPADKVMGTIRPICRTQLGEGCYVYDMGQNFSGWVRLRVRSTPGGSRFTLRFAEELHPNGTLDFTSAGGTDQIQHDVYISRGDDTEDYEPRFVWHGFRYVEISGFPGDPGDDAAIGVIVHASVDSVGSFECSDETLNRIQRMYRWSQLSNLHGGVPSDCPHRERLGYTGDGHITAKAAIYNFGMASFYRKWVQDIGDAQNIQTGFVPHTAPFNGGGGGPGWGSAYVIVPWLLYWAYGDLSLFRDHYEGMKRWVDYLKGCTDDGCIVEREEPGSWCLGDWCIPGSIELPERIVNTYFHAYVTKLLGRIAHVLGRGDDQRRYEARYADICLAFNERFLDPELNRYSIGRQGADIFAYALGCVPPEREPAIRNRLLMQYSEALGGCVDTGIFGTGLLFDTLADWGETDTAIALAVRDAYPGYGYMIKNGATTLWERWDGLESRNHPMFGSISAWMFEHLAGLRMCDESVAFARMVVKPPVTSKLAYAKAEISTIRGTYAAGWERDGDLLVLEAAVPVNGSIVIELPDRLRKPVSIFESGQPLFEGVDYMMEDNRIVLGSGHYRASWLASQ; via the coding sequence TTGCCGAACCCCGTAGCGATTCATACGGAAGCGCCTTGCTTCAGCTGGCAATTAAGCGCCGACGGGCGCAATCGGGCGCAAACCGCGTATCGGGTTACGGTTGCCGACGATCCGGGGAAGCTGAGCGCGGAGCGCGAATTGCACTGGGATTCGGGCAAAGTCATTTCAAATAACAGCTTTCACGTCGTATACGAGGGAGCTCGGTTGGAGAGCGACACCCGATATTACTGGCGCGTCGTCGCTTGGGACGAAACGGATCGAGAGGGGGAGCCCAGCGAAACGGCCTCCTTCCATATCGGTCTTCTGCAAGAAGAGGATTGGTCCGGACAATGGATCGGCGCGCCGGATATCGCGGGCTCTCCGCTATTCCGCGGAACGTTCCCGGTCGGCAAGCCGTGCGAGCGCGCCGTCGTTTACTTCGCTTGCCTGGGATACGGAGAGCTCTACTTGGACGGCAGCAAAGTCGGCGATCATGTTCTCGATCCCAACTGGAGCGACTACGACGATCGAACGATCGAGGGATTGCTTTATCCTTATAACGATAACGGAAATAAATCGGTTTATTACGTTGCCTACGACATCACTGCCGATTTGACCGTAGGAAAGCATAGTTTCGGCACGATGTTAGGCAACGGATTTTACAATCAAACCGCGCGTACGGTCGAAGGCCGAATGTCTTACGGGAATCCCCGTTTCCTGCTCCAATTAATGATTAAATACGCGGATGGCAGCGAGGAGCGCATCGTAAGCGACGGCAGCTGGCGCAACGAATGCGGGCCGATCCTGTTCGATAACGTTTTTGTGGGCGAGGTTTATGACGCCAGGCGCGAGATCGAAGGATGGTGCGAACCGGAATTCGACGAATCGGATTGGCAACCGGTCCACATCATGTCGGCGCCTAGCGGCGTATTAAGGGCGCAACAGTGTCCGGCGGATAAAGTCATGGGCACGATTCGGCCGATATGCCGAACGCAGCTTGGAGAAGGGTGTTACGTTTACGACATGGGTCAAAACTTCTCGGGGTGGGTCAGATTGCGGGTGAGATCGACGCCCGGCGGCTCCCGATTTACCCTCAGGTTTGCGGAAGAGCTGCACCCGAACGGAACGCTCGACTTTACGAGCGCCGGCGGAACGGACCAAATTCAGCATGACGTCTATATTTCGAGAGGCGACGACACTGAAGATTACGAGCCAAGATTCGTCTGGCACGGGTTTCGTTACGTTGAAATATCGGGGTTTCCCGGCGATCCGGGGGATGACGCCGCGATCGGCGTGATCGTCCACGCTTCGGTGGATTCCGTCGGTTCTTTCGAATGCTCGGACGAGACGCTTAACCGCATTCAGCGCATGTACCGTTGGTCCCAACTGAGCAACCTGCACGGCGGCGTTCCGAGCGATTGCCCGCATCGCGAGAGGTTGGGATACACCGGGGACGGCCATATTACGGCCAAGGCCGCCATCTATAACTTCGGAATGGCCTCCTTTTATCGGAAGTGGGTTCAAGACATCGGCGACGCGCAGAACATTCAAACCGGCTTCGTTCCCCATACCGCTCCCTTTAACGGGGGCGGAGGCGGACCGGGTTGGGGAAGCGCCTATGTCATCGTGCCTTGGCTCTTATATTGGGCTTACGGCGATTTGAGCCTGTTTCGGGACCACTATGAGGGCATGAAGAGATGGGTCGACTATTTGAAAGGCTGCACGGATGACGGATGCATCGTAGAGAGAGAGGAGCCGGGGAGCTGGTGCCTGGGCGATTGGTGCATCCCGGGTTCCATCGAACTGCCCGAACGAATCGTGAACACTTATTTTCACGCATACGTTACGAAATTGCTCGGACGCATTGCGCATGTGCTGGGCAGAGGAGACGATCAGCGACGCTACGAGGCACGATACGCCGACATTTGCTTGGCGTTTAATGAGCGATTTCTGGACCCAGAGCTGAATCGCTATTCGATCGGCAGGCAGGGAGCGGATATTTTCGCTTACGCGCTCGGCTGCGTTCCGCCCGAACGGGAACCGGCCATCCGAAACCGGCTGCTGATGCAGTACTCGGAGGCGCTCGGGGGCTGCGTGGATACGGGCATATTCGGAACCGGTCTGTTATTCGACACGCTGGCCGATTGGGGCGAGACGGATACCGCGATCGCATTGGCCGTCAGGGACGCGTATCCCGGCTACGGCTACATGATCAAGAACGGCGCAACGACTCTCTGGGAGAGATGGGACGGGCTGGAATCCCGTAACCATCCGATGTTCGGGAGCATTAGCGCCTGGATGTTCGAGCATTTGGCGGGCTTGCGCATGTGCGACGAATCCGTCGCTTTCGCGCGAATGGTCGTGAAGCCGCCGGTTACTTCGAAGCTCGCCTACGCCAAGGCGGAGATCTCGACGATCAGAGGAACGTATGCGGCCGGTTGGGAGCGAGACGGAGATTTATTGGTGCTGGAAGCCGCCGTGCCGGTAAACGGGTCGATCGTAATCGAGCTGCCGGACCGCTTGCGGAAGCCGGTCTCGATCTTCGAAAGCGGGCAGCCTCTGTTCGAAGGCGTCGACTACATGATGGAGGACAACCGAATCGTTCTGGGGTCCGGCCATTATCGAGCGAGCTGGTTAGCGAGTCAGTAA
- a CDS encoding response regulator transcription factor, which yields MKYIVLDDEPIIRQGVIHKIRQTGLPLLFAGEADDGVSGLELVRSAKPDIVLTDIQMPEMNGLEFIRIAKTLYPRMEYIILSGFDDFEYAKKAIGYGVSHYLLKPVEDEELYESLNGLIERLQAESHRDKMVLKLQQQAETGQEAARSQTLTRLLNEEETNIADPLLDELSVGCVSFSSVVLQVEPVKLPHYSFAEDEEELIWFSLKNIVTEGFKAVGIAGLLVHSSLNRCEFVYVLGLKAGQDRSIVLSAAETVAYGVRKYLKINAVVGIGPFADKLDRIQEIYREAKQSARNAVLHGGNRVSHWTAQPPYKANRQSIIGIEDSKLLAEWLDRQDADQIIRWTKRRLGAIAQDPNSAFVQIEWFCVDLYLLFNKYLIANAVDAEWTIGELDDMLRWLQQITRLGEIEERMIGLASNVIGRLARSGDLSGKEVMEVVRAYIDHHFAEPLSLQSIGERFSIHPNYFSKRFKEKYGESFIEYLTSLRMKMAAKLLSDTDLKIHQIGERVGIEDAAYFGSVFRKCYGDTPKQYRERFHST from the coding sequence ATGAAATACATCGTTCTTGACGACGAGCCGATCATACGCCAGGGCGTCATCCATAAAATTCGGCAGACGGGATTGCCGCTGTTATTCGCGGGCGAGGCCGACGATGGCGTATCGGGGCTTGAATTGGTTCGATCGGCGAAGCCGGATATCGTCTTGACGGATATTCAGATGCCGGAAATGAACGGCTTGGAGTTCATTCGCATAGCCAAGACCTTGTATCCGCGGATGGAATATATCATTCTCAGCGGATTCGACGATTTCGAATACGCCAAGAAGGCGATTGGCTACGGCGTAAGCCATTATCTCTTAAAACCGGTGGAGGACGAAGAACTATACGAGTCCCTGAACGGCTTGATCGAACGGCTGCAGGCCGAAAGCCACCGCGACAAAATGGTCTTAAAGCTGCAGCAACAAGCCGAGACGGGTCAGGAAGCGGCGCGAAGTCAAACGCTCACGAGGCTATTGAACGAAGAGGAAACGAACATCGCGGATCCTTTGTTGGACGAACTGTCCGTCGGCTGCGTTTCTTTTTCATCGGTCGTCCTGCAGGTGGAACCGGTAAAGTTACCCCATTATTCGTTCGCGGAGGACGAAGAGGAACTGATTTGGTTCTCGCTTAAAAACATCGTAACGGAAGGGTTTAAAGCCGTAGGCATCGCGGGCTTGCTCGTTCATAGTTCGCTGAACCGCTGCGAATTCGTATATGTGTTAGGTCTCAAAGCGGGTCAAGATCGTTCAATCGTTCTTTCCGCGGCTGAAACGGTCGCTTACGGCGTTCGCAAGTATTTGAAAATCAACGCGGTAGTCGGGATCGGTCCGTTCGCGGATAAGCTTGACCGCATCCAGGAGATTTACCGCGAAGCGAAGCAATCGGCACGGAACGCGGTGCTCCATGGCGGAAACAGGGTTTCTCATTGGACCGCGCAGCCCCCCTATAAGGCAAATAGGCAGTCCATCATCGGCATCGAGGACAGCAAATTGCTCGCGGAATGGCTGGATCGTCAAGATGCGGATCAAATCATTCGTTGGACGAAACGGCGCCTGGGTGCGATCGCGCAGGATCCGAATTCCGCTTTCGTGCAAATCGAATGGTTTTGCGTCGATCTTTATCTGCTGTTCAATAAATATTTGATTGCCAATGCCGTAGACGCGGAATGGACGATCGGCGAGTTGGACGACATGCTGCGCTGGCTGCAACAGATCACGCGATTGGGCGAAATCGAAGAACGGATGATCGGTTTGGCTTCGAACGTTATCGGCCGTCTTGCCAGAAGCGGAGATCTATCGGGGAAAGAGGTGATGGAGGTCGTACGAGCGTATATCGATCATCATTTCGCCGAGCCTTTATCCCTGCAATCCATCGGCGAGCGGTTTTCCATTCATCCGAATTACTTCTCCAAACGGTTCAAAGAAAAATACGGCGAAAGCTTCATCGAATATTTAACCTCGCTGCGAATGAAGATGGCCGCCAAGCTGCTCAGCGACACGGATTTAAAAATCCATCAAATCGGGGAAAGAGTCGGCATCGAAGACGCTGCCTATTTCGGAAGCGTCTTTCGCAAGTGTTACGGCGATACGCCTAAGCAATACCGGGAACGCTTTCATTCAACTTAA